Proteins encoded by one window of Pseudomonas sp. LS44:
- a CDS encoding RNA methyltransferase — MSTKRYACIGLSNPKSPTNVGSIMRAAGCYGVSSVFYTGTRYDRAKDFVTDTKKVHQDIPLINIDDLRKILPLGCVPVAVELVDGARSLPEYTHPDRALYIFGAEDGSLDQEIRDWCEDVVYIPTNGCMNLAATVNVVLYDRLAKGKNTRSGPLF; from the coding sequence ATGAGCACCAAGCGCTACGCCTGCATTGGCCTGAGTAATCCTAAGTCGCCGACCAATGTCGGATCGATCATGCGCGCCGCTGGCTGCTATGGCGTCAGCTCGGTGTTCTACACCGGCACCCGCTACGACCGGGCCAAGGACTTCGTCACCGACACCAAGAAGGTTCATCAGGACATTCCGCTGATCAACATCGACGATCTGCGCAAAATCCTCCCGCTCGGCTGCGTCCCGGTCGCCGTGGAACTGGTCGACGGAGCGAGGTCGCTGCCGGAATACACCCACCCGGATCGCGCGCTGTACATCTTTGGCGCGGAAGACGGCTCGCTCGACCAGGAAATCCGCGACTGGTGCGAGGACGTCGTCTACATCCCCACCAACGGCTGCATGAACCTCGCCGCCACGGTCAACGTGGTGCTCTACGATCGTCTGGCCAAGGGCAAGAACACCCGCTCCGGCCCGCTGTTCTAG
- a CDS encoding FGGY-family carbohydrate kinase codes for MSEASYLLAIDNGTQSVRALLFDLAGNLLGKGKVELQAYYSTQPGWAEQDPEYYWQSLGEACRLLWQQVDIDKRLIKGVALTTQRGTIINVDAAGQPLRPAMLWLDQRRADVRGPIKGLWGWLFKLIGEEATVDYFRAQAELNWIAQHQPEVWAKTDKVLLLSGFLTHRLTGRFVDSLASCVAYLPFDYKRLKWAAPRDWKWQAVAARRDQLPELVKPGEQLGTISAAASRHTGIPEGLPLIAAGADKACEVLGAGGVAPSTACLSYGTTATINTTRQTYLETTPLIPPFPAAIPDHFNTEVMIYRGFWMVSWFKQEFGLREMQRAAELGVEPEALFDELVNGVPPGSMGLMLQPYWSPGIREPGLEAKGSIIGFGDVHTRAHLYRAILEGLAYALRQGKERIEKRSGTAVTCLRVSGGGSQSDAAMQLTADIFGLPAERPHTYETSGLGAAIACAVGLGLHADFPAAIAAMTRVGKVFQPDPQARQIYQRLYVEVYQRMYKQLKPLYQSIREITGYPQ; via the coding sequence TTGAGCGAAGCAAGCTACCTGCTGGCCATCGACAACGGTACCCAGAGTGTCCGCGCGCTGCTGTTCGACCTGGCCGGCAATCTGCTCGGCAAGGGCAAGGTCGAGCTGCAGGCCTATTACTCGACGCAGCCCGGCTGGGCCGAGCAGGACCCGGAGTATTACTGGCAGAGCCTTGGCGAAGCCTGCCGCTTGCTCTGGCAGCAGGTCGACATTGACAAGCGCCTGATCAAGGGCGTGGCGCTGACCACCCAGCGCGGCACCATCATCAACGTCGATGCCGCAGGCCAGCCGTTGCGCCCGGCGATGCTCTGGCTGGATCAGCGCCGTGCCGACGTGCGCGGGCCTATCAAAGGTCTGTGGGGCTGGCTGTTCAAGCTGATCGGCGAGGAGGCGACGGTCGACTATTTCCGCGCCCAGGCCGAGCTCAACTGGATTGCCCAGCACCAGCCGGAGGTGTGGGCCAAGACTGACAAAGTGCTGCTGCTCTCCGGGTTTCTCACCCATCGGTTGACCGGGCGCTTCGTCGATTCGTTGGCCAGTTGCGTGGCCTATCTGCCGTTCGACTACAAGCGCCTGAAGTGGGCGGCGCCACGCGACTGGAAGTGGCAGGCGGTCGCCGCGCGCCGCGATCAGCTGCCCGAACTGGTCAAACCGGGCGAGCAACTCGGAACCATCAGCGCCGCAGCCAGCCGGCATACCGGCATTCCGGAAGGCCTGCCGCTGATTGCTGCCGGTGCCGACAAGGCCTGCGAGGTGCTCGGCGCCGGCGGTGTCGCGCCGAGTACCGCGTGCTTGTCGTACGGCACTACGGCGACCATCAACACCACGCGCCAGACCTACCTGGAAACCACCCCGCTGATCCCACCGTTCCCCGCGGCGATTCCCGACCATTTCAATACCGAAGTGATGATCTATCGCGGCTTCTGGATGGTCAGCTGGTTCAAACAGGAGTTCGGCCTGCGCGAGATGCAGCGCGCCGCAGAGCTGGGCGTCGAGCCCGAAGCGCTGTTCGACGAACTGGTTAACGGTGTGCCGCCCGGCTCGATGGGGCTGATGCTGCAACCCTACTGGTCGCCCGGCATCCGCGAACCGGGCCTGGAGGCCAAGGGCTCGATCATCGGTTTCGGCGACGTGCACACCCGCGCGCACCTCTATCGGGCGATTCTCGAAGGTCTGGCCTATGCGCTGCGCCAGGGCAAGGAACGCATCGAGAAGCGCTCGGGCACCGCGGTCACGTGCTTGCGGGTGTCTGGCGGCGGTTCGCAGAGCGATGCGGCGATGCAGCTCACTGCGGATATTTTCGGTTTGCCCGCCGAGCGCCCGCATACCTATGAAACCTCCGGCCTCGGCGCGGCGATCGCCTGTGCGGTGGGGCTTGGCTTGCACGCCGATTTCCCCGCGGCGATTGCGGCGATGACGCGGGTCGGCAAGGTGTTCCAGCCTGATCCGCAGGCTCGGCAGATCTATCAGCGGTTGTACGTCGAGGTCTATCAGCGCATGTACAAGCAGCTCAAGCCGCTGTACCAGAGCATTCGCGAAATCACCGGCTATCCCCAGTGA
- a CDS encoding glycerol-3-phosphate dehydrogenase/oxidase has translation MPAWNAAWREHALPELAAREWDLIVIGGGISGAGILREAARRGWKCLLIEQRDFAWGTSSRSSKMVHGGLRYIAKGQWRLTRDSVHERQRLLDEAPGLVEPLSFVMAHYRGGFPGPKVLGGLLALYDAMAGKRNHLYYPLQQLRYLAPGLKDEALRGGTRFFDAVTDDARLVLRVLDEARGDGGEALNGLKVIELLRADGRVNGVLAEDAESGQRLTFRSRVVAQATGAWATRLAHAAGGEQIRPLRGSHLLLPGWRLPLAHAFSFMHAEDKRPVFAFPWEGATVLGTTDLDHRDSLDEDARISAAEVDYLLAACGQQFPAAHIGRADVLSTWAGVRPVVGDGTPGRKPSDEKREHALWSEPGCVTLAGGKLTTFRLLGLEVLRACAAQLGLTIEDHGATVFRAQPKVELPGLSLFQQRRLAGRHGRQLPRLAELLAELGHACIGASDTLWAELALAAEQELVLHLDDLLLRRTRIGLLVACGAAAELPGIRALCQGRLGWSDARWDEEERRYLALWRSCYSLPGSS, from the coding sequence ATGCCCGCCTGGAACGCCGCCTGGCGTGAACATGCCCTGCCTGAGCTGGCGGCCCGCGAGTGGGATCTGATCGTCATCGGCGGTGGCATCAGCGGTGCCGGAATTCTTCGTGAGGCGGCGCGCCGCGGCTGGAAATGCCTGCTGATCGAGCAACGCGATTTCGCCTGGGGCACCTCGAGTCGCTCGTCGAAGATGGTCCACGGCGGCCTGCGCTACATCGCCAAAGGCCAATGGCGACTGACTCGCGACTCGGTTCACGAGCGGCAACGCTTGCTCGACGAGGCGCCGGGGCTGGTCGAGCCGTTGAGCTTCGTGATGGCCCACTACCGCGGCGGCTTTCCCGGGCCGAAAGTGCTGGGCGGCCTGCTCGCGCTGTACGACGCCATGGCCGGCAAGCGCAACCATCTGTATTACCCGCTGCAGCAACTGCGCTACCTGGCGCCGGGGCTGAAGGACGAGGCGTTGCGCGGCGGCACGCGCTTCTTCGATGCGGTAACCGACGATGCGCGTCTGGTGCTGCGCGTGCTCGATGAAGCCCGTGGCGATGGCGGCGAAGCCTTGAACGGTTTGAAAGTCATCGAGTTGTTGCGCGCAGACGGACGGGTGAACGGCGTGCTCGCCGAAGACGCCGAGAGCGGCCAGCGCCTGACATTCCGCAGTCGGGTAGTCGCCCAGGCCACTGGCGCCTGGGCCACTCGTTTGGCACATGCGGCCGGTGGCGAGCAGATCCGCCCGCTGCGCGGCAGCCACTTGCTGCTGCCGGGCTGGCGTTTGCCGCTCGCGCATGCCTTCAGCTTTATGCATGCCGAGGATAAGCGCCCGGTCTTCGCCTTTCCCTGGGAAGGCGCCACGGTGCTCGGCACCACCGATCTCGATCACCGCGACAGCCTCGATGAGGACGCGCGGATCAGTGCGGCCGAGGTCGATTATCTGCTGGCCGCCTGTGGCCAGCAGTTTCCCGCTGCGCATATCGGTCGTGCCGATGTGCTGTCGACCTGGGCCGGCGTGCGCCCGGTGGTCGGTGACGGCACGCCGGGGCGCAAGCCGTCGGATGAAAAGCGCGAGCATGCTCTGTGGAGCGAACCGGGCTGCGTGACCTTGGCGGGCGGCAAGCTGACCACCTTCCGCTTGCTCGGCCTGGAAGTGTTGCGCGCCTGTGCGGCGCAGCTTGGACTGACTATCGAGGATCACGGCGCTACGGTGTTCCGTGCTCAGCCGAAGGTCGAGCTGCCTGGCTTGTCGCTGTTCCAGCAGCGCCGCCTGGCGGGGCGGCATGGCCGGCAGTTGCCGCGCCTGGCGGAGCTGTTGGCTGAGCTCGGTCACGCTTGCATCGGTGCCAGCGATACGCTGTGGGCCGAGCTGGCGCTAGCAGCCGAACAGGAACTGGTGCTGCATCTGGATGACTTGCTGCTGCGCCGCACGCGCATCGGGTTGCTCGTGGCGTGCGGCGCCGCAGCGGAATTGCCGGGCATTCGTGCGTTGTGTCAGGGGCGGCTGGGCTGGAGCGATGCACGCTGGGACGAGGAAGAGCGGCGCTATCTGGCGTTGTGGCGAAGCTGCTACAGCCTGCCGGGCAGCTCGTGA